Below is a genomic region from Mycobacteriales bacterium.
ACCGCCGAACCGCTGCTGACGGCGCTGGGCATCGTCGGGCTGGCCGGCGTCGTCGCGCTGCTCGCCACCCGGTCGGTCGGCCGGGTCGTCGTGGGCGTCCTGCTCGCCGCCGCCGGTGTCCTCGCCGCGACCCGTGCGGGGGCGGCACTCGGCGGCATCACCTCCGCCCGGGCCGAGTCGCTGCTCTCCGGCGCCGGGCCGGTCGTCGGCGTACCGGCGCACGCCCGGATAGCGGCCGCCACCCACCAGGGCACGGTGGTCGTCGTGCTGATCGGGGCGCTGCTGCTCGCCGCGGCCGGAGTGCTGATCGTGGTTCGCGGCTCCCGCTGGCCGGCGATGGGCGCGCGCTACGACGCCCCGGTCGAGCACGCGGTCGTCGGCACCGCCGGCGGCGGCCGGACCGGCGGTCCCGAAGACCGCCCCGTCGCCGGCCCCGACGATGACCCGGTCGATGGGGACGTGCCCGACCGGCACCTCTGGGACGCGCTGGACCGGGGGGACGATCCGACCGCCCGCTGACCGGCCGAGCGAATCGCGCTCGAACACTGCCCGAACCTCCCGCTGACCGTGGTCGACCCCGGATGGGTCACGGTGACGCCGTACGGTCGGACCCGAGGAGGCAGCGATGAGGCGCCACCGATGACCGAGGACCACACCGCGAAGGGTCTGGTCCTCGTGGTGGAGGACGAGCAGGCGATCGCCGAGCTCGAACGGATCTACCTCGTCCGCGAGGGGTTCGGCGTCCAGGTGGAGACCGACGGCGAGGCCGCGCTCTCGGCGGTACGCCGGCTGCGCCCGGTGGCCGTGATCCTCGACGTCGCCCTCCCCGGCCTCGACGGGACCGAGGTCTGCCGCCGGATGCGCGCGGACGGCGACTGGACGCCCGTGCTCTTCGTCACCGCCCGCGACGACGAGGTCGACCGGGTGGTCGGACTCGAGCTCGGCGGCGACGACTACGTCACCAAGCCGTTCTCTCCGCGCGAATTGGTCGCCCGGGTGAAGACCGTGCTGCGGCGCGCGCGGGGCGAGCCCGAGGACACGCCACTGCTCACCGTCGGACCGGTGCGCATCGACCCGGCGCGGCGCCGGGCCTGGGTGGTCGAGGACGAGGTGACCCTGACCACCACCGAGTTCGACCTGCTCGCCTTCCTGATGCGCCGGCCGGGTCGGGTCTACAGCCGCGAGCACCTGCTCTCCCAGGTCTGGGGTTACGCCGCCGTGGCCGGCACCCGGACCGTCGACGTGCACGTCGCGCAGCTGCGCGGGAAGCTCGGCGGGGCCAGCCCGATCCGCACCGTCCGTGGCGTGGGCTACGCCGCGGAGCCACCGGGACGATGACCCGCCGCCGGACGCTGGCCTTCCGGGTCGCGTTGGTGACCACGGTGGTCGCCGTGGTGACCGTCGTGGTCGCCGGCCTGGTGTCCTTCAGCCTCGTGCGGTCCGCGGCGCTCGGGCAGGCCCGGCGCAGCCTCGGCGCGCTCGCCACCACCGTCGCGGTCCAACGGGCCCAGACCGGCGAGGTACTCCGGCTGCACCGTCAGGTCCGCTTGCTCTCGGCCGAGAAGATCCGGATCGCCATGATCACCCCGGCCGGGGCCGTCGTCGGTGATCCGCTGGCCCGCGACATCCTCACCTCCGGCGACGTGCAGGGCGTGCTGGCCGGTCACGACCTGTCGGTCACCCGGCGCGAGTCGGGCAGCACGGTGCTCGTCGAGGCACGGCCGACCGGGTCGAGCGGCGTCGTGTTGGTGCAGCGGCAGAACGACGCGGCCGGCCTTGCCGCACCGGTGTTGCGCCGCACCCTGCTCGCGCTGCTGATCGGGCTCGTCGTGGCGGTCATCGCCGGGCTGCTGCTCGCCCGGCGGCTCGCCCGGCCGCTGCAGAAGGCCGCCGGCGCGGCCCACGACCTCGCCGCCGGAGCGCGCGACGTCCGGCTGGTGCCCGAGGGCCCGGCCGAGGTCGCCGAGGTGGCGGAGTCGCTGAACTCGTTGGCCGCCGCCCTGGAACGCAGCGAGGGTCGGCAGCGCGAATTCCTGCTGTCGGTGTCGCACGAGCTCCGGACTCCGCTGACCGCCATCTCCGGTTTCGCCGAATCACTCGCGGACGGGGTCACGACCGGCCCGGACACGGCTCCGGTCGGCGCCACGATGCTGGCCGAGGCGCGTCGGCTCGAGCGGCTGGTCAGCGACCTGCTCGACCTGGCCCGGCTCGGTGCCGACAACTTCCGCATCGACCTCGCCCCGGTCGAGCTCACGGCGCTGGTCCGGCACGCCGGCGCGGTCTGGCAGGCCCGGTGCCGGGCCGAGCGGGTGCGGTTCCGGCTCGAGGTTCCCGACCACGAGGTGGTCACCGTCACCGACCCGACCAGGGTCCGGCAGATCATCGACGGGTTGGCGGAGAACGCGCTGCGGGTCACCCCGCCGGACGCGCCCATCGTGCTCGGCCTCGCCGTGCGCGGCGGCGCGGCCTACCTCGCGCTCCGCGACGGCGGTCCGGGGCTGACCGAGGACGATCTCGCCGTCGCGTTCGAGCGCTCCGTGCTCTACGACCGCTACCGCGGGATCCGCCGGGTCGGCACCGGCGTGGGGTTGGCACTGGTGCACGGCCTGGCGACCCGGCTGGGCGGCTCCGCGCAGGCCGGCCGGGCACCGGAGGGGGGCGCCAGTTTCGTCGTACGGCTGCCGTTACGCCCCGCGCCGGCGGTCGAAATCGGGGAGTTCACCGTGCCGCAGCCACCGGTCCCGCTGGACCGCGCGGCGACCGCTCGTCGGTCGAGCGACAGAGGGGGGGAGGCGGGTTCGATCGGCGGACCTGGCTAGCATGGGACAGCCGTTCAGCCTCCGAGGAAAGACGAGCATCGTGAGCGTTCTCGACGAGATCCTCGTAGGAGTCCGCGAAGACGTCGCCACTCGTGAGGCGGCCCGCCCGCTGGCGGAGTTGAAGCGGCTCGCAGCGGAGCGCCCCGCGCCCCGGGACGCGATGGCGGTCCTGCGCGCGCCCGGCGTCGGCGTCATCGCCGAGGTGAAGCGATCCAGCCCGTCGCGCGGCGCGCTGGCGGCGATCGAGGACCCGGCCGGGCTGGCGTGTGAATACGCCGCCGGTGGCGCCCGGGTCATCAGCGTGCTCACCGAGGAACGCCGGTTCCACGGGTCGCTGGCCGACTTCGACGCCGTACGCCGGTCGGTCAGCGTGCCGTTGCTGCGCAAAGACTTCGTCATCTCCTCCTATCAGGTGCACGAGGCGCGTGCCCACGGCGCCGACCTGGTGCTGCTGATCGTCGCCGCCCTGCCGCAGAACGCCCTGGTCGGCCTGGTCGAGCGGGTCGAGTCCCTGGGAATGACGGCGCTCGTCGAGGTTCATGACGAAGGTGAGGCCGACCGCGCACTGGAGGCCGGCGCGCGGGTCATCGGCGTCAACGCCCGCGACCTGCGCACCCTGGAGGTCGACCGCGGGGTCTTCGAGCGGATCGCCCCCGGCCTGCCGACCCGGATCGTGAAGATCGCCGAGTCCGGGGTACGCGGCCCGCACGACCTGATCGGCTACGCGGCCGCCGGCGCCGACGCGGTCCTGGTCGGCGAGGGGCTGGTCACCAACGCCAGCCCGCGGCAGGCGGTCGCCGACCTGGTGACCGCGGGATCGCACCCCGCCACACCCCGTCCGACCAGATGAGCTCCACCAGATGACCGATCGTGCGACCGTCGTCCCCGACCTGTCGGGACACTTCGGCCCGTACGGCGGCCGGTTCGTCCCCGAGGCGCTGATCGCGGCACTGGACGAGTTGGGCGCGGCGTACGAGGCGGCCCAGGCCGACCCCGAGTTCACCGGCCGGCTCTCGCACCTGCTGCGCACCTACGCCGGCCGGCCGAGCCTGCTCACCGAGGCCCGCCGGTTCGCCGAGCACGCCGGCGGCGGGACCGTCCTGCTCAAGCGGGAGGACCTCAACCACACGGGTGCCCACAAGATCAACAACGTGCTCGGGCAGGCCCTGCTGACCCAGCGCATGGGCAAGCCGCGGGTGATCGCGGAGACCGGCGCCGGTCAGCACGGCGTGGCGACGGCCACCGCCTGCGCGCTGCTCGACCTCGAGTGCGTCGTCTACATGGGCGAGGAGGACACCCGGCGGCAG
It encodes:
- a CDS encoding Trp biosynthesis-associated membrane protein produces the protein MTAAPAGRRELMAAIAGGAVGAALMLVLAGRPWVTVTAPRTPPLPPLVHVISGSTAEPLLTALGIVGLAGVVALLATRSVGRVVVGVLLAAAGVLAATRAGAALGGITSARAESLLSGAGPVVGVPAHARIAAATHQGTVVVVLIGALLLAAAGVLIVVRGSRWPAMGARYDAPVEHAVVGTAGGGRTGGPEDRPVAGPDDDPVDGDVPDRHLWDALDRGDDPTAR
- a CDS encoding response regulator transcription factor, whose translation is MTEDHTAKGLVLVVEDEQAIAELERIYLVREGFGVQVETDGEAALSAVRRLRPVAVILDVALPGLDGTEVCRRMRADGDWTPVLFVTARDDEVDRVVGLELGGDDYVTKPFSPRELVARVKTVLRRARGEPEDTPLLTVGPVRIDPARRRAWVVEDEVTLTTTEFDLLAFLMRRPGRVYSREHLLSQVWGYAAVAGTRTVDVHVAQLRGKLGGASPIRTVRGVGYAAEPPGR
- a CDS encoding HAMP domain-containing sensor histidine kinase; protein product: MTRRRTLAFRVALVTTVVAVVTVVVAGLVSFSLVRSAALGQARRSLGALATTVAVQRAQTGEVLRLHRQVRLLSAEKIRIAMITPAGAVVGDPLARDILTSGDVQGVLAGHDLSVTRRESGSTVLVEARPTGSSGVVLVQRQNDAAGLAAPVLRRTLLALLIGLVVAVIAGLLLARRLARPLQKAAGAAHDLAAGARDVRLVPEGPAEVAEVAESLNSLAAALERSEGRQREFLLSVSHELRTPLTAISGFAESLADGVTTGPDTAPVGATMLAEARRLERLVSDLLDLARLGADNFRIDLAPVELTALVRHAGAVWQARCRAERVRFRLEVPDHEVVTVTDPTRVRQIIDGLAENALRVTPPDAPIVLGLAVRGGAAYLALRDGGPGLTEDDLAVAFERSVLYDRYRGIRRVGTGVGLALVHGLATRLGGSAQAGRAPEGGASFVVRLPLRPAPAVEIGEFTVPQPPVPLDRAATARRSSDRGGEAGSIGGPG
- the trpC gene encoding indole-3-glycerol phosphate synthase TrpC, producing the protein MGQPFSLRGKTSIVSVLDEILVGVREDVATREAARPLAELKRLAAERPAPRDAMAVLRAPGVGVIAEVKRSSPSRGALAAIEDPAGLACEYAAGGARVISVLTEERRFHGSLADFDAVRRSVSVPLLRKDFVISSYQVHEARAHGADLVLLIVAALPQNALVGLVERVESLGMTALVEVHDEGEADRALEAGARVIGVNARDLRTLEVDRGVFERIAPGLPTRIVKIAESGVRGPHDLIGYAAAGADAVLVGEGLVTNASPRQAVADLVTAGSHPATPRPTR